The nucleotide sequence attattgtagcCAAAATGTTCGCTTGCTCGTTATTATGATAAAATCGCATACGCGTATAGTTTCAAATTATACCAAATAGATATACAATgttgaaaaacatttttgattcgaaaattaattaatgtgAAATATAATTAACCCAGGTAAGAGGAATTTCAAAATGAGCAGAAAATCAATTAGTTATGCGACGTAGATGTACGCGCATATTACTTGCATATgcgattaaaagaaattttttaatttgtggcAAGAATGCATAACTCAAATTCCCaataagttaaaattatttgtatctacattttttaacaaaataaaaaaaaactgtgaATGTAAGGCAATGTCCGACTCATAAAAAGAGCTGGATCTAGTACAAGCTGTAAGTTTCTTAAAACTTTGTACCAAACAGATTTATTATCTCCCGTCGGCACACCCAACCTATATAACATGACCCAATGATTAAACTAGCGCAAACACCTGCACCCACCACAATATCATCGTGTTGCAGAGACGCCAACATCAGCACCTGTTTACCTGCTCGATATAAAAAGAAACTTGGACCGTTGGGACAAAAGTTCCGTTTCGCTGAAGATACGGACGAATTCGCGGAGAAAACAAGACTCGAGTCATCGGGAGCTGCTAATTGTCGGAATAACGAACgaatttttagatgaatttttCAGAGTTATTATTCCGGATATCACTACAACTCTGATTTTCGCTGTTTTTTTGCTCGTGACGTGGAACCGCTGACGCAGTCTGCGATATACCTCTACTCTAGAAAGAAGAAACTTTGagaattttacaaaatctGAGAAACGTGCCCGCAATCGTCTAGTGCTTAGAATTTTATCTTTtagtgaaaataaataataaattaattaggcttaatttttaaattcattggtgtaatgttttttctttgttaAATAGTACtctgtaaaatatttgtcAGATGTGCCAATATTCTGCAAAACAGTGTTGCAAAGATTTTATACACCCGATATTATAATCGAAAGATCCCGAGACTTAGACCGATTTTTCTACGGCAGACCTCACTCTCGAGGGTTTTACACCCTATTCTACAATCGAAAGGCCCTCAGACTTAGATAGATTCTTCCACAGCAGACCTCACCCTCGGCTCAAGCATTTTTGAGTTCTCGAGCAGGTAGTCATTATCTCGGGGtgctatataatattataaatatgctGCCGTAAAACCAGATGAGCGTTTTACACAACTACCTGGAAAGAACCTCGTGTCATAAACTTATGCGTCGTGCAAAGCGTTTTATTACTTCGCATCATTCGGAACCAATATTCGAATAGCTACATAGGCGAAATTCAACGTTCCAAAATCGCCACGATCGAAATTGCAGAATATTAATTAAGTTTTCACATGTTTAACGTTATACCGTATCCGTTACTTTTCTCAGGTCAAATTGTTCAACGATATAATTACTCAAAACGTCACTCACGCGAGACAATGTCCTCCTGAAAATGCctaattttcaacaattgCGCGTCACGCATCAGCATCAGCAAGCATCGTTTACACTATACGCCCGCGCAAAATCGGTCAAGAGTGGCCAATCTAATCATGTAACACACagggggtggtggaggggtgaGCGCGAGCAGCCAGTCGCGATCGAGCAACATTCGCGCAGTTATTCATTAACGATCTCTCGACGGCCATCGAAGGCCCAATCGGGTATAGGTAGCGGCTGTTGACATGCTTACGCGAGCCCTCGGCATTATTAATCAGCCCGTCGCCTTAGCAACAACAATGTACGCATCGTTGGCCCTCGGTATATTTACGCGAGCTTTGACGCGCCACTTGCTCCTCTCACCGTACCTATGTGTACCATTCGAACGGCGATAGCGGCGACGGCTTTGTCGAGCTCGTTTAATTACGGGACTTGAAAAGCTGTGTAGCGCATTCTGCCATTCGATCCTCGATTAACGTGCGGAATTCTCTCTGTGAGCGAGTGCTGCTCGGGCTGATGTGCCTTTGGGACGCGCGCGAAAGTAGCTACGCGCTCGTAGGTCTGGTACTTATTGCACCAAATTAACTTGCTGAGCTATTGATATCAAGTGCACCGAGATGATGCTTTGGAAAGTCGCGGTACGAGGCTCGATATTTGATCGGTGATATGGTTCGATGCTTTATCGGATAATTATCGATATGGGCGTGGGCGTAGGaaaattgttttgatttttttatagggAATTTCGATTGGTAAGGGTTGAGAGAATGATACCGCGTGTAATTGTTCGATGcacttatttttattaaaagtagGTAGTACATATATTGCTATATagtgaaaaatttaaaaattgtccAATGCACAGACACTAACAAAGCATAAACTTGTCGTGTGCAATGCCGTTAAACTGAAGGTTTATACTGTTTTATACTCGTGTTTTCAAAGTCTTGCATAACGGATTTAGCGAACAATAGGCAGATAACAACGCTGATCAACTTCACTCTCGCTTGTCTCGATATCAGCTACAGAAGTAGGATGAATTTATAGGGACATCAATTACATATTGATCGAAGTATTGTCAGTTTTTAGATGTGATTTTTGTTTagctttcaaatttttaagCTTTTTATAACAACGGATATACCGATAAAAgtaacttatttttattttcattgttCACGCGTgaactaaaaatattttttattgaagaactatttttttgaaatttattgtttatttattaaaagcaATATTTTGTTACAAAAGATTTCACATGGATTTcaagcattttaaaaatgtaaggACTATCAAGTAAGACTGCAAAGTATGCGAAGAAAACAGAACAGTAAGCCATGAATTATTTCGTATTATGTACTTAAACTTTAGATACCTTAATAAAATAGTGTGCTACGGTGCAAGTGCATTTTGCACGAAGTAGGTGATTTTTGCATGAGTACTGCTTACTGCTTGTGCATAGCGACAAAATGTacttgaataatttaataaaaataaagaatgtGTCACACCAGTTGTGCTTTGGCCAGCTGCCGAGttcttttatttatcttcGATCTCGTAGAAGTTTCTTAGGGCCTTGAATTTTCTTATCTGGAACAACTTGACTGTCATCTGCGCTGAGTTGAAGCCACTTGATATTGACGTGGGGCACGTTGCAAGGATTGATTACTCAATCTTACGGCATCGAGCTCTGCTGttttttcctgttctttcAGCTGTTTTATGTCTGTTATTGTCGTTTCTATTGCGGCTATGGCTGACTCTTTCTGCAACAACTCAGTTTCCCAAGCAGCAATTTCATCTGCCTTTTTGTTAGCCATATTTACAAGGATGACCTTTCACGTAGCTCTTGTTAAGGTACACTGATTTTAACGGCATCAGCAGTGTAAATTAGATCGTAGATTTGAATAGCACGGATGTCGCCACAAACTTTAGAAATTACGGTTAACGCTCTCTGTTTGCAGAAAGAGCAGCGACATCTAGCGGTAGATTGGCGTAGCTATGTGTATAGTAAAGCCGGCATGttaaagaaaaagaatacGGTTTCTGACGATCTTCCTGCCCACGAAAAAAAAGGCGGCGACAGGTCAAACTACCACAATATATCTGCTGGCATCAGTATGAGTATAAACTGACATAAAACGCCATAAAGTGCATAGGCAGTGCAAGACCAGCTGTATCTGTAGGTTCGATACTAATGGTGGGTAAAATCCGAGCACGCAGATCATACGATCGACATGCCGGCACCGAGACGCTTGCTATATAACAGGGTAATCTTCCTTCTTCATGCTCTGAGGCTCCCCCACTCTTTGAAGTGGGGGCGTTGCGCCGTCGATCGCTTATTGGCTAAGGTAAACAGAAACGACACCCTCTCACCGAAGCTTCTTCTGCTGCAAAGCAGACCCGGTCAAGGCCCAGCAACAGAATCGGTATAGGCGTCCTCAGTCTAAACCTGATAGTCACGCGTTCTGTATGTTGCTATACTTAGTATCCTAAAGACGTCAATCGTATTTAAATCGGTGATATTAAATCCGTTACAGTTTGTACAGAGATGTACTTTTGAAATGTGAAACatctcttttcttttaatatttcaaaatcaaaagcTTAATCTTTCTGGACTTTAGACCGATAATTGCAGCTTATCATGGCCGATTTGAAACATCTTTTAAGGCATCGCCTTTGGAAAGAACATGTAGTGGATTTAAAGACGGACAAAGTGTTTTGCTCTCAATGGCTCAATGATAGGCAAGTTGTGTTTGGTACTAAGTGCAATAAATTAATGTTGTATGATACTACGAGGCAAGTGTTGGATCAGATCCCATTACTAAATGGTAGGTTAAATGCATCTGCcggatttggatatactgcaGAAACTCAAATAGGCATAGGCTCTGCTCAGATAAATCCTTTCAGGTAAATCTTTcggaacttttttttataatacaaaaaactaatgcattatacaaaaaataattaaaatctttttgtTATTCACTACAGAACACTTTTAGCTACTAGAGGAAAAAATAGCACAGAACTAGCTATTTACAAATTGCCTTCACTAGATCCTTTTTGTGTCGGAGAACAAGGGCACAAAGACTGGATTATTGGCCCGTGTTGGTTGGATGACGAATTTTTAGTTTCGGCTTCAAATGATTCAAAAATGACTTTGTGGAAAATTAAAAGAGATTCGTCTGATGGAACATCTGAGAAAAGGGGTGTATCAACGCACAGGTAAGATATTTGAGAAAAATTagataatagtatattgtgtaccagaGGCGTAAAGTAGGCTTTTTTCAACCGAGCAATTTTCACTGCAATATCCACACTAGGTCAAAAAGCCTGCTCaacccttggtgcacaccatagtttttgtaacgcatgcaTTGATTTTTCCGTATACTTGTAATCTAAGTTGGCATTTAAATAAACGACGCTGCTACATCGCACTAACTACGCGCCGTGTAATATAGTGCCACTTAGGTCACACATATCATAATCTGCtattttaaattcatcaaTCATTTTTAGCTGTAGGTTAATAAAACCAGTTTGGGTAAAAAAAGAAGGATTGACACAACAAATAGAGTCGTTGCTTTTCAATAAAACACGAAGAAATTGCTGCGTCGTCGATGAATAACTTATTGCACATTTGGGCTTCTGATACTTTTGAACAAAAACTATCCCTTGATCTCTCCGGTTATATGAGTAATAAGAGTAGTATTGGCCAGAACATTTGCCTAGCTGTAAGCGATGGTGGACGTTATGGGGTAGGGTGTGGgtgttggcgagtcttcgcgccGCTTGCCGTCTATAGTAGACTACAGGGCTAATCTAGCGCCACCATGCGGGCAGCGCTAGGTATTCACGCGTGCTCTGCAAAGTACTCTCTCTCCTGCCGACCGCTCTCGAAGCAACAGCTCCGTCGCTCGAGTTATACatcagaagaaaataaatagagagttataacagaatattagtGCCTAGTTTAATTACGAGTTCTCCTCACCAACCATCCAACTAGGATTAATCTAACAGGTTGTGGGCCAGCTCGCTGGAATAGAGGAAGAACCGAGAAGAAGACGACTCagatgtttttatttttatctttgttcAGAGGAAAACAAATCAGACGTATCAGAGGTCTAGAGGACAAATTTCAGAAGAAAACGTAAGTACAAGCTTTTGTAAGGTGTAGTCAGAGTAGTAATCAGATATAGCAaaagaaagtttaatttttgatcGGTTTCGGGAGTGTGTTGTGTTACCGCATCGACAAGAAAAATGAGAGTTGCGTAAAGAATAGTAGGAAAAGACAGTGCGGTGTCTTAATAATTACAGAATAGATCAGAAGGTTATAGAAAATCAAAAGTCTTAACACGAAACAAAAGCGCGCGACAACGAAACGCACGAGAGCTCGCCGGCAAAAGCCTGCACGAGCCGATTCCGGGAATCGGGGGGAGGTGAGCCGCGACTAGCGACGCTGTCAGAGTCGAGCGCGTGGTTTgttgtgctctctctctctctctctctctctctctctctctctctctctctctctctctctctctctctctcggaatcaaaacaaattttacacgcacggatttttctcgtaaattttttttctcctttttgagtttcaaaatatatggTCTAATCAGAATCAGACGTAACGGATTAGATTGGCTATCggtgtatatatgtaataaataaaatcagagaaaaataattccagTTATATCGTTCTCACTCCTATTCAGAATGTCAGAGTTATTCgagtaaatcaaaaagcttcaatttttttgttggcTTATTAGTGTTCAGATGCActcgaataaattttaaaaacacgccttgatagaaatttcaatgaaacgGCGGTGcagtgaatttgaatttctataaaatttaaaattatcaaaagatAATTACACTTTCATTCGTGATTTCTTGGACGACATACGCGTGTGCGATCGCCCCCTCGCAAATTATTAAGTGAATTGCGTTCGTTTACTTAGACTGGGAGGGAGCACGTGTGTGGCGTCCGGGAGGCACGGTGCTAGTGCTTGATTTTCAAGCTTGGTTTGACTTGCAGTGCGGTCTAACTTGGCAGAAATCAAAGAAAACTGTTAGAGTAAGCATTCTAACTTTATTTCAGAGGAAAAGAACATCAGAAGCGTTATGTCTGATTGGAGTCTTTCAGACCCATTACCATCAAATGAGAAAGAGGTGGCCAACGAAGGCAACGAAAATCAAGTGGACGATCATTTGAATATCCACCAAGGtacaaagtgtttttaaatcagaatataaacaattaattcagaatcagaagtTAGGCCTAAAATTCAgagttcaaataataaataaaaattgaatgctAATCAgagaaattgtttataatacagATTCAGATATAGAAGGGTATACACCCCGGGTACACCCCCAAAAAGAGATATGGAGGGAAAGTCTCAACCTACTAACTCACAAATGGAGTGGAGAATGGATAATCTGGAGAATGCTCTCGAGAGACACTCCGATATACTCGACAATCATGCTGAAATAATCAGAGATCAAACAGTAGCCATACTCGATATGAAGGAAAATATTGACAACCTAAACACCGTCATACAGAAACTCACAGAACAAATAGGAAAATTAACTTGAGAGGTAATTATCCACCCTGCCAGTTCCACAGTCAGAGACATAAGTGAGACAGAGTTTAGTAACAATATCAATTCAACAAACTTATCAGACGGAACAAGCGCATTAGGAGACGTCAGCAGAGCTTGTAATGAACTCAGACGATCTATTGCCCTAAACGCaactaattcaaaaataaacataaagagaaattataaattaacaaaaaaagtaccACTTAACATTTGGTTAGACAATATAAATGCTGAATTAAAAGCTAATAATCTTGCAGACATACTTGACGATTCTCAACAATCAGACGTTTCAGAGACAGTAATAGAAAGACAAAACAGAAAAGACCAAGTCAGAGACATTCTAATAAGTCGCGTAGATGATTATTACCATAAtaagattttacaaataaaagaccCATTAGAAATAGTCATTAAAATCAAAGAGTTCAGACGAGCAGAGGCCAATGTTACCGATTCTTCAGtcagagaaaaattatatagtCTCAAAATGAACAATAGAGAATCAGTAAACGAATTTTGCGATCGTTTTGACTCTATTAtcagagattttgaaaattgtattaccaAAACACCTCTGACGGAGGAAGAGATAAGATCGGCCTTCTTTCAAGCTGttagtataaaatttaaagaaatcagATCGGCCAATATTATCAGACTTCAAGCAACCAAATCAGAGATGAGCCTTGATGACATAAAAACTTTGATACTACAACTGGACTCAGACAGACGCAAATCAGACGGTCAGCCTTCAGACGACAGGCAAAAAATTGCAGCTAAACAGGCGATAATCACAGACAAGTGTTATCGCTGCAATAAGGTGGGACACAGAGCAGCCTTTTGTCCTCTTAAAGAGTACAATCTATGGTACTGCTTTTATTGCCAGGCTGTAGCTCCACACAAAGGGGATGATTGTCCAAATAAGGACAATCCCAAAGATGGGTATGTAAAAtcttatacatataacaaCACAAACACAACAGTAATAACTTCAGAGGTAGAGGTAACAGAGGAAGGggtttttataataatgtcAGAGGTAGAGGAAATAATGTAAGAAGGGGATCTTTCAAACGCAAGGTCGATATACAAACACCAGGCcgaaatcagaagaagggaTACAAGGTCAAAGCGATGCTAACAGGTAACAACAcacatataattaataaaacaccTACAAAACTAGTACTTATTGCGGACTCTGGCGCAACAGAGCATAtagtaaataagagcataattTTAAGTAACTTCAGAAAAAGTTCAGGCGAATATATCAGaagtgcaaataaaaataaatctgcaaACATCTCTATAGACGGCAAaggagatttaattttaaaatcagaatcaaatgagaataacaaaataattttgacaaatgtaatttctgccaaaaatatttcagacaATCTGATCTCTCTCAGACGTTTTGCAGACGTAGGTTTGAGTATTTATttggataataaaatacttaaaatctACGATAAAAATTCAGACGAAGAGTATTTAGCTGGGACGTATGAAAAGCCAAACTGGATAATTTCTTTAAACGTAGCAAAACATGAACAATCAGATGAGCAACAAGAAGTCTACGATAAGTATTCATGCACGGCTAACATAGTCTCGGTAGACGAGTTCTTGCAGCAATCTCAGTCAGATATCAAGGATCTTGAGGATCAAAACGAATCAGATGAAACTAACGCATCAGAGGGAACTCAGATGAATCCGACTGAGATTGGGAGGGAGAAGCAGCAAGAACGAACTGTACAAGAATCAAATTCATCTAGTCAGAGAGAAGTTTGTGATACAAACTTAGATGAACAAATTCTGAACAGGAAAATCCTAAACATAGACGACTCGTCAGAAGAAATGCTGAAATATCTACAAAACAATGTGGACAACAAATCAGATAGACAAGAAAAGAAGCTGAACGAAGGAATGCTCTGGCATATCAAATTAGGTCACGCTTCTCTGCAATATTTACTATTGCTACAAAAGTCAGAAGATAAACTCAGAAAGGTAAAATTCGACAAGTCCATTACAGACTGCGAAGTTTGCGTCCTatcaaaaatggaaaacctGTCGTTCTCAGAAGTCAGAGTCAGAGCAACAAGGCCATTAGA is from Nasonia vitripennis strain AsymCx chromosome 1, Nvit_psr_1.1, whole genome shotgun sequence and encodes:
- the LOC116415792 gene encoding DDB1- and CUL4-associated factor 12-like, which produces MADLKHLLRHRLWKEHVVDLKTDKVFCSQWLNDRQVVFGTKCNKLMLYDTTRQVLDQIPLLNGRLNASAGFGYTAETQIGIGSAQINPFRTLLATRGKNSTELAIYKLPSLDPFCVGEQGHKDWIIGPCWLDDEFLVSASNDSKMTLWKIKRDSSDGTSEKRGVSTHRFRYRRVYTPGTPPKRDMEGKSQPTNSQMEWRMDNLENALERHSDILDNHAEIIRDQTVAILDMKENIDNLNTVIQKLTEQIGKLT